Proteins found in one Deltaproteobacteria bacterium genomic segment:
- a CDS encoding thrombospondin type 3 repeat-containing protein — protein sequence MKTIKTFLFALFCLSLSYQSLYASALEPLGDEFQVNTYNVRQQNTPVLSFGKDGSFTIVWTSWMYEVPWWGRGIFSRRFNGEGIPLDVNELQVNTRTYGSQYGPSIVTAPDGTSIISWCTWDGDVSAQILDIKGDPTGPELTVSPNGNSCDATSAAILNDGSYVVVWESINYSESGLDIFLQRFDSEGLPLGSEMQVNTYTWHHQSSPVIDQEPDGSFYVSWTSRYSSYRYAQKFDANALPVGDEFYAPSMSHLFPNVHLAPDGSKLLITYKDDGSGLGVFGQMHDADNTPSGPEFQINMTTEDHQANAKVAFSPDGKVVITWVSWGYLNGVERDSEIFARMYQLTHDKDSDGDGVMDSVDNCPLTPNTDQADMDADGIGDVCDDSDGDGVFDAVDNCPVTPNTDQADMDADGIGDVCDDSDGDGIFDAYDNCPLTPNTDQGDMDADGIGDVCDDSDGDGIFDAYDNCPFTPNADQGDMDADGIGDVCDDSDGDGVFDAYDNCPLTPNTDQADRDADGIGDVCDDSDGDGIFDAYDNCPDEDATGFDIDNDGCIDSASGLIELLDTLVNEGVIDAVLRNSLIGKVENAEKSLDKDNINAAINQLNAFINEINAQRGNKISDAAADEVIAYANSVIEYMNSLLL from the coding sequence ATGAAAACAATTAAAACATTTCTATTTGCGCTATTCTGCCTGAGTCTTTCTTATCAGTCACTCTATGCATCTGCATTAGAGCCCCTTGGAGATGAATTTCAAGTCAATACTTATAATGTAAGGCAACAGAATACGCCTGTTCTTTCTTTCGGCAAGGATGGTTCTTTTACCATAGTATGGACAAGCTGGATGTATGAAGTTCCCTGGTGGGGTCGTGGTATTTTCTCCCGGCGATTCAATGGCGAAGGCATTCCATTAGACGTTAATGAACTTCAGGTTAATACACGAACATACGGTTCTCAATATGGCCCATCGATAGTAACAGCGCCCGATGGCACTTCCATTATTTCATGGTGTACCTGGGATGGTGACGTATCAGCGCAAATTCTTGATATAAAGGGAGACCCCACAGGACCGGAATTAACCGTTTCTCCAAATGGTAATTCATGTGATGCTACATCAGCTGCCATTCTTAATGATGGCTCTTATGTCGTTGTCTGGGAAAGTATTAATTACAGTGAAAGCGGTCTGGACATTTTTCTGCAACGATTTGATAGCGAAGGCTTGCCTCTCGGATCGGAAATGCAGGTAAACACCTATACGTGGCATCATCAATCAAGCCCCGTTATTGACCAGGAACCGGACGGTTCATTCTATGTAAGCTGGACCTCTCGATATAGCAGCTACAGATATGCTCAAAAGTTTGACGCCAATGCGCTGCCTGTTGGTGATGAGTTCTACGCCCCTTCTATGAGCCATCTTTTTCCCAATGTACATTTAGCGCCTGACGGATCAAAACTTTTAATCACTTATAAAGACGATGGTTCAGGTCTTGGCGTATTTGGGCAAATGCATGATGCTGATAACACACCGAGTGGACCCGAATTTCAAATTAATATGACAACTGAAGATCATCAGGCAAACGCTAAAGTTGCTTTTTCACCTGATGGCAAGGTGGTTATTACCTGGGTAAGCTGGGGCTATCTTAACGGCGTGGAAAGAGACAGTGAAATTTTTGCCAGAATGTATCAGCTCACCCATGATAAGGATTCAGACGGCGACGGTGTCATGGATTCTGTCGATAACTGCCCCCTTACCCCGAACACCGATCAGGCCGACATGGATGCCGACGGCATTGGTGATGTCTGTGACGATTCGGACGGTGACGGCGTATTCGACGCAGTCGATAACTGCCCTGTTACCCCCAATACCGATCAGGCCGATATGGACGCCGACGGCATTGGCGATGTCTGTGACGACTCCGATGGTGACGGGATTTTCGATGCCTACGACAACTGCCCTCTTACCCCTAATACCGATCAGGGCGACATGGACGCCGACGGCATTGGCGATGTCTGTGACGACTCCGATGGTGACGGGATTTTTGACGCCTACGACAATTGCCCTTTTACCCCCAACGCCGACCAGGGCGATATGGATGCCGACGGCATTGGCGATGTCTGTGACGACTCCGATGGTGACGGGGTTTTTGACGCCTACGACAACTGCCCTCTTACCCCCAACACCGATCAGGCCGACAGGGACGCCGACGGCATTGGCGATGTCTGTGACGACTCCGATGGTGACGGGATTTTCGATGCCTACGACAATTGCCCCGACGAGGACGCAACCGGTTTCGACATAGATAACGACGGGTGCATTGACTCAGCGAGTGGTTTGATCGAATTGCTTGACACGCTTGTAAATGAGGGTGTTATAGACGCTGTACTTAGAAACAGCTTAATTGGAAAAGTTGAAAATGCTGAAAAATCGCTTGATAAAGATAATATCAATGCGGCCATAAATCAACTTAATGCCTTCATAAATGAAATCAATGCTCAACGGGGAAACAAGATTTCTGATGCGGCCGCTGACGAAGTCATTGCCTATGCCAATAGCGTGATTGAATATATGAATAGTTTGTTGCTTTAA